The following coding sequences are from one Fibrobacter sp. UBA4297 window:
- a CDS encoding flavodoxin family protein, with the protein MKKIVILNASPRPNSNISQMLGIVRNELLACGDRVLYVDVCKLQFRPCVGCMKCRSTHDCVMPNDDAKQVLRLVQDCDALIVGSPCYWGNMTGQLKMLFDRWVYGMMDHSESGYPIPLLKGKKAVIITTCSTPWPFNILFKQSAGTVRALKEVLCWSGFKIAGVLQKAGTLKNKELTSREIAKCRSFANKLHHKES; encoded by the coding sequence AATGCTTGGAATTGTTCGCAATGAACTGTTGGCTTGTGGAGACAGAGTTCTTTACGTTGATGTTTGCAAATTGCAATTTCGACCCTGCGTAGGTTGTATGAAATGCCGTAGCACACATGACTGTGTTATGCCTAATGACGATGCCAAGCAAGTGCTACGACTCGTACAAGATTGCGATGCGCTAATTGTAGGTTCTCCGTGCTATTGGGGTAATATGACGGGGCAACTCAAAATGCTTTTCGACCGTTGGGTTTACGGTATGATGGACCACAGCGAAAGCGGTTACCCTATTCCGCTTCTCAAGGGCAAAAAGGCTGTCATCATCACGACTTGCTCTACCCCGTGGCCGTTTAACATCTTGTTCAAGCAATCTGCTGGGACTGTCCGAGCTCTCAAGGAAGTTCTTTGCTGGAGCGGATTCAAGATTGCTGGCGTTCTGCAAAAAGCCGGCACACTCAAGAACAAAGAACTCACCTCACGCGAAATCGCCAAATGCCGTAGCTTCGCCAACAAGCTTCATCATAAGGAATCGTAA
- a CDS encoding glycoside hydrolase family 30 protein gives MNRAQKAQKHGVKKLKSKLIWMVAAGLACGAAQAQTKVVVDPGKKYQLFEGWGTSLCWWAELTGKWSEANYKKLLGAVADPDTGLGYNIFRYNIGGGDQPGHNHLTKGDGGAAIPGYKPTEKGDYDWTADQSQRNIAFALAKMAKDPIFEAFSNSPPWWMTNSGCVSGGVNGADNLKSDYFDDFADYLSEVAKHFKEEWGITFRTIEPFNEPSAGWWKANGDQEGCGFKNKQSEMIVELGKALKAKGLFPETSVSAADESNIGDALARFNSYSAEARSYMFQVNTHSYSGYDSRAKLYNAAFAADKRVWQSESGPLHRSGNLDITLWMADVILHDLRDMHASAWVDWQLSDPAENWRTIAVDHKKQTFSYAPRFYMHAAFSRAIRPGSRFIDSDNSNTLAAIREDSSLVLVVLNTGSSDAKYTFDLSKFATIGKKAKVHRFTLPVALKADSDIDVTNNAITVTAGAQSIVTMVIENATGGVCEASSIIPYAKIHDGGWNETTEVKVNPGDSLVIGPHPYDGGRWTWKGPNDFYYLGREVRFKNMQWQSSGIYTGTYVNPYGCESTVDIKVIVDDPEHPYIEPVEPEKPDSGKVSISPRVVQGAGKISVTRSGGDLLVNAGNAAWNVAQSGKSSQSGNAPLQLTIHDLQGVLLMRRSVDGSAVVPIAHLAKTPLIVRIKSAGKTVYQKKFN, from the coding sequence ATGAATCGCGCACAAAAAGCGCAGAAACACGGGGTTAAGAAGTTGAAGAGTAAACTGATTTGGATGGTCGCGGCAGGCCTTGCTTGCGGCGCGGCCCAGGCGCAGACGAAAGTCGTTGTGGACCCGGGTAAAAAGTATCAGCTTTTTGAAGGCTGGGGAACAAGCCTTTGCTGGTGGGCTGAACTCACTGGAAAATGGAGCGAAGCGAATTATAAAAAGCTTTTGGGCGCAGTTGCCGACCCGGATACGGGCCTTGGCTATAATATTTTTCGCTACAACATTGGCGGTGGCGACCAGCCCGGTCATAACCATTTGACCAAGGGCGATGGGGGAGCCGCAATTCCCGGCTACAAGCCAACGGAAAAAGGCGATTACGACTGGACGGCCGACCAGAGCCAGAGAAATATTGCTTTTGCTCTTGCCAAAATGGCGAAAGATCCGATTTTCGAAGCTTTTTCCAATTCCCCGCCGTGGTGGATGACAAACAGCGGTTGTGTTTCGGGAGGAGTCAATGGCGCCGACAACCTCAAATCTGATTATTTTGACGATTTCGCAGATTACCTCTCCGAAGTCGCTAAGCACTTCAAGGAAGAATGGGGCATCACATTCCGCACGATTGAGCCGTTCAACGAGCCAAGTGCAGGCTGGTGGAAGGCTAACGGTGACCAGGAAGGTTGCGGTTTCAAGAACAAGCAATCCGAAATGATTGTGGAACTCGGCAAGGCGCTCAAAGCGAAGGGGCTATTCCCTGAAACTTCTGTAAGTGCAGCCGACGAATCGAACATTGGCGATGCTTTGGCTCGTTTCAATAGCTATAGTGCCGAAGCACGTTCTTACATGTTCCAGGTGAATACGCATAGCTATTCTGGTTACGATTCCCGAGCCAAGCTTTATAATGCAGCGTTTGCCGCCGACAAGCGCGTTTGGCAATCCGAATCGGGACCGCTCCACCGCAGTGGAAATCTCGATATTACGCTTTGGATGGCGGATGTGATTTTGCATGACCTTCGCGATATGCATGCGAGCGCTTGGGTCGATTGGCAACTTTCAGACCCTGCCGAGAACTGGCGCACCATTGCTGTTGACCATAAAAAGCAGACATTCTCGTACGCCCCTCGATTCTACATGCATGCCGCGTTTAGCCGCGCCATTCGTCCGGGTTCTCGCTTTATCGATAGCGACAATAGCAACACGCTTGCCGCCATTCGCGAAGATAGCTCGCTTGTGCTAGTGGTGCTGAATACGGGCTCTAGCGATGCAAAATACACGTTTGACTTGAGCAAGTTCGCAACGATTGGCAAGAAGGCTAAGGTCCACCGCTTTACGCTCCCAGTTGCGCTCAAAGCAGATTCTGATATTGACGTTACGAACAATGCAATTACGGTCACTGCAGGTGCGCAATCCATTGTTACTATGGTCATTGAAAATGCAACCGGTGGTGTATGCGAAGCTAGCTCAATTATTCCGTATGCAAAGATTCACGATGGCGGCTGGAACGAAACGACGGAAGTCAAGGTGAATCCCGGCGATTCGCTTGTGATTGGCCCGCATCCGTACGATGGCGGCCGCTGGACTTGGAAAGGTCCGAATGACTTCTATTACTTGGGCCGTGAAGTGCGTTTCAAGAATATGCAATGGCAAAGTAGCGGTATTTACACGGGAACGTACGTGAATCCGTATGGCTGCGAAAGTACAGTTGACATCAAGGTCATTGTTGACGACCCAGAACACCCCTACATTGAACCGGTGGAGCCGGAGAAACCGGATTCTGGCAAAGTGAGTATTTCACCGAGAGTCGTGCAAGGTGCTGGGAAAATTTCGGTCACTAGAAGTGGGGGAGACCTGCTAGTGAACGCTGGGAATGCAGCGTGGAATGTCGCGCAGTCCGGGAAGTCCTCGCAGTCTGGGAATGCGCCGCTTCAGCTCACGATTCACGACTTGCAGGGCGTGCTTTTGATGCGTCGTTCCGTTGACGGTTCTGCAGTGGTGCCTATCGCGCACTTGGCGAAAACGCCGTTAATTGTGCGAATCAAGAGCGCTGGGAAGACCGTTTATCAGAAAAAATTCAATTAA